The following coding sequences lie in one Mesorhizobium sp. NZP2298 genomic window:
- the xth gene encoding exodeoxyribonuclease III — protein sequence MKIVTWNINGVRARIGNLTHWLTESAPDIVCLQEIKTVDEQFPRAEIEALGYNVETHGQKGFNGVALLSKLRFDEVIRGLPGDDTDEQARFIEGVFSTDKGALRVASLYLPNGNPIDDDKKFPYKLSWMARLERWAEERLRLEEALVLAGDYNVIPEPIDARFPENWLGDALFQPQTRQAFRRLLNLGFTEAVRAVTDAPDTYTFWDYQAGAWQKNNGIRIDHLLLSPEAANRFSSASIEKHVRAWEKPSDHVPVAIDLALQPA from the coding sequence ATGAAAATCGTCACCTGGAACATCAACGGCGTTCGCGCCCGCATCGGCAACCTCACCCATTGGTTGACCGAAAGCGCGCCCGACATCGTTTGCCTGCAGGAGATCAAGACGGTCGACGAGCAGTTCCCGCGCGCCGAGATCGAGGCGCTTGGCTACAATGTCGAAACTCATGGCCAGAAGGGTTTCAACGGCGTGGCGCTGCTGTCGAAGCTGCGCTTTGACGAAGTCATCAGAGGGTTGCCGGGTGACGACACCGACGAGCAGGCGCGCTTCATCGAAGGCGTCTTCTCGACCGACAAGGGCGCGCTTCGCGTCGCCTCCCTCTATCTGCCGAATGGCAATCCGATCGATGACGACAAGAAGTTTCCTTACAAGCTGTCCTGGATGGCCCGTCTGGAACGCTGGGCAGAAGAACGGCTGAGACTGGAAGAGGCACTCGTGCTGGCCGGCGACTATAACGTCATTCCCGAGCCGATCGATGCGCGCTTCCCGGAGAACTGGCTGGGCGACGCGCTGTTCCAGCCGCAGACGCGGCAGGCGTTCCGGCGGCTGCTCAATCTCGGCTTCACCGAAGCGGTGCGCGCGGTGACCGATGCGCCCGACACCTACACCTTCTGGGACTATCAGGCCGGTGCCTGGCAGAAGAACAACGGCATCCGCATCGACCATCTGCTGCTGTCGCCGGAAGCCGCCAACCGATTCTCGTCGGCCTCGATCGAAAAGCATGTGCGCGCCTGGGAAAAGCCATCCGATCATGTGCCGGTGGCGATCGATCTCGCGCTGCAGCCAGCCTGA
- the ilvD gene encoding dihydroxy-acid dehydratase, whose product MDAKVISKAKLPSRHVTVGPARAPHRSYLYAMGLSAAEIAQPLVGVASCWNEAAPCNISLMRQAQVVKKGVAAANGTPREFCTITVTDGIAMGHQGMKSSLVSREVIADSVELTMRGHCYDALVGLAGCDKSLPGMMMAMVRLNVPSIFIYGGSILPGSYRGRQITVQDVFEAVGQHSVGTIGDAELLEIEQAACPSAGSCGAQFTANTMATVAEAIGLALPYSCGAPAPYEMRDRFNFASGEKIMELIAKNIRPRDIVTLKALENAATVVSATGGSTNAALHLPAIAHEAGIKFDLFDVAKIFEKTPYIADLKPGGKYVAKDMFEAGGIPLLMKTLLDHGYLHGDCLTVTGRTLAENMEHVAWNEHQDVVRPANRPITQTGGVVGLKGNLAPEGAIVKVAGMAELKFSGPARCFDSEEECFEAVTHRNYREGEVLVIRYEGPRGGPGMREMLSTTAALYGQGMGGKVALITDGRFSGATRGFCIGHVGPEAAVGGPIGLIRDGDMISIDAVNGTIEVALTDAELAARAKTWKARTTDYQSGAIWKYAQTVGSARDGAVTHPGGAKETHCYADI is encoded by the coding sequence ATGGACGCCAAGGTCATTTCAAAGGCTAAGCTCCCTAGCCGCCATGTGACTGTCGGTCCGGCGCGCGCGCCGCACCGGTCCTATCTCTATGCCATGGGGCTTTCCGCCGCCGAGATCGCGCAGCCGCTGGTCGGCGTAGCCTCGTGCTGGAACGAAGCCGCCCCCTGCAACATCTCGCTGATGCGCCAGGCGCAGGTGGTCAAGAAGGGGGTGGCGGCCGCCAATGGCACGCCGCGCGAATTCTGCACCATCACCGTCACCGACGGCATCGCCATGGGCCACCAAGGCATGAAGTCTTCGCTGGTGTCGCGCGAGGTCATCGCCGATTCGGTCGAACTCACCATGCGCGGCCATTGCTATGATGCACTGGTCGGCCTCGCTGGCTGCGACAAGTCGCTGCCAGGCATGATGATGGCCATGGTGCGGCTCAACGTGCCGTCGATCTTCATCTATGGCGGTTCGATCCTGCCCGGCAGCTATCGCGGCCGACAGATCACCGTACAGGATGTGTTCGAGGCGGTCGGCCAGCATTCGGTCGGTACGATCGGTGATGCCGAACTGCTCGAGATCGAGCAGGCCGCCTGTCCCTCGGCCGGCTCCTGCGGCGCCCAGTTCACCGCCAACACCATGGCTACCGTCGCCGAGGCGATCGGCTTGGCGCTGCCTTATTCCTGCGGCGCGCCGGCCCCTTACGAAATGCGCGACCGTTTCAATTTCGCCTCCGGCGAAAAGATCATGGAGCTGATCGCCAAGAACATCCGGCCGCGCGACATCGTCACGCTGAAGGCGCTGGAGAATGCGGCGACCGTGGTTTCGGCCACCGGCGGCTCGACCAACGCAGCGCTGCATCTGCCGGCGATCGCGCATGAGGCGGGCATCAAGTTCGACCTGTTCGACGTGGCGAAAATCTTCGAGAAGACGCCTTACATCGCCGATCTCAAGCCCGGCGGAAAATATGTCGCCAAGGACATGTTCGAGGCCGGCGGCATTCCGCTGTTGATGAAGACGCTGCTCGACCACGGCTATCTGCATGGCGACTGCCTGACGGTCACTGGCCGTACTTTGGCCGAAAATATGGAGCACGTTGCCTGGAATGAACACCAGGATGTGGTCCGCCCGGCCAACAGACCAATTACCCAAACCGGCGGTGTCGTGGGGTTGAAGGGAAACCTTGCCCCCGAAGGCGCGATCGTGAAGGTCGCGGGCATGGCGGAGTTGAAATTCTCCGGCCCGGCGCGCTGCTTCGATTCGGAAGAAGAATGTTTCGAGGCGGTGACGCATCGCAACTACAGGGAAGGCGAGGTTCTCGTCATCCGCTATGAAGGACCGCGCGGCGGCCCAGGCATGCGTGAGATGCTGTCGACGACGGCGGCCCTCTACGGCCAGGGCATGGGCGGCAAGGTGGCGCTGATCACCGACGGCCGCTTCTCGGGCGCGACGCGCGGCTTCTGCATCGGCCATGTCGGGCCGGAAGCGGCGGTTGGCGGTCCGATCGGTCTCATCCGGGATGGCGACATGATCTCGATCGATGCCGTGAACGGCACGATCGAAGTGGCGCTGACCGACGCCGAACTGGCGGCGCGGGCAAAGACATGGAAGGCGCGCACGACCGACTACCAGTCGGGCGCGATATGGAAATACGCGCAGACGGTCGGGTCTGCCAGGGATGGTGCGGTCACCCATCCGGGCGGTGCGAAAGAAACACACTGTTATGCGGATATCTGA
- a CDS encoding SPOR domain-containing protein has translation MADRTQLRVADNNDIADDDPFAELTRIMGFDPRQPVKQQAPVQAPVANQPVQEDDFDIDLEKELMGEFDTGDSAAAPSVEVHEPTFETAATHAADDGLALSLDDDFHLDFTGADEQGLVASHANPHAAEAAPSVEPAFDADFDNAVASSLEDVSPFEDDLPMEDELAASLDQDFHIEDDTVEARHAVAEVPAAVEPDHQFDDAVALSLEDELMLDDHPADQRHVAATAVDYSEPAPAVANEAQATSDEDFTGHFDDAMADVDMDFDVQADEPVAFDAADAHDVLADAVNPEGEFSGPEAVSDDAFDLTLDDAFAEPAEEPVAEVAAAVQPMAPAAVMAEPVRANAADERSLEDELNALLGAMTARTPPPVNEPVVARPVVAQPAVALPQVHVAAPAKVSEEPADLVGDLDWDLDDHAPENPHPSSGVHAADADLDNLLLDEIQGQDLGSDAADHVDLDDDAFDAALARSLDARHETASEQDQADSFDWLAERSVPTEPTRSWSRVTPVPQQPAFATQPAASMAARAAAPEVAPAVAVVPTYRAPEPVAAAAHAAPVSTPQPRQPSRYEEMPDVETVDVPERVVALADDLDIPELHFEEDEPASPGYDDLDAEFASLLTEMNSVEVAPAPAAPASSAAYADESYNAGFNSGYEKPNPGYESLNPGYERSNTGYQAPAYEEAKPAYHTEARTYAARPAETPARAAANTGYADASEGFDLDNLPGSQPVSQADDFTVDELDYDPELDEAMSVPGLGEREAATSSGRRGLFIAAIVGAVAVAGGLGAFALSFGGKGGSEAPVIVKADNSPIKVKPENPGGTVVPNQDNKVYDAVVKGAKPAEPVQQKLVTNTEVPVDVQAKDPARAIDLSPDQSAAVGGADDGNASPTANAAPADNAAPAPKSEDRIAQVLQDADKGTNTDVVAVAPRKVRTMVVKSDGSLVPREDPAPATPQVAAAEPTDPAPQHVAPSADADQTGTVAPAAAQSDDEPALKPAAKPAKAQSANTPAKVAIAPQRPSDQPVDVVGEVKPDQVASIDPATTATGGGSWSMQVASQPTVESAQSTYQDLQRRYGSVLAGRTANIVKAEIAGKGTFYRVRVAAQSRNDAINLCTSYKAAGGNCFVSR, from the coding sequence ATGGCAGACAGAACCCAGCTGAGAGTAGCCGACAACAACGACATCGCTGACGATGATCCGTTCGCGGAACTGACCAGGATCATGGGATTCGACCCGCGCCAGCCGGTCAAGCAGCAGGCGCCGGTACAGGCTCCTGTCGCCAACCAGCCCGTGCAGGAGGACGATTTCGACATCGACCTCGAAAAGGAGTTGATGGGCGAGTTCGACACTGGCGACAGTGCGGCCGCTCCATCCGTCGAGGTTCATGAGCCGACATTCGAAACGGCGGCCACGCACGCGGCCGACGATGGCCTTGCGCTGTCGCTAGACGACGACTTCCATCTGGACTTCACGGGTGCCGATGAGCAGGGGCTGGTCGCCAGCCATGCCAATCCTCACGCTGCCGAAGCCGCGCCATCCGTCGAACCTGCCTTCGACGCCGATTTCGACAATGCCGTTGCCAGTTCGCTGGAAGACGTTTCGCCCTTCGAAGACGATCTGCCGATGGAGGACGAGCTTGCCGCGTCGCTCGATCAGGATTTCCACATCGAGGACGATACCGTCGAAGCTCGGCATGCGGTGGCCGAAGTGCCGGCGGCTGTGGAGCCCGATCATCAATTCGACGATGCGGTCGCGCTTTCGCTCGAAGATGAGCTGATGCTTGACGACCATCCGGCGGATCAGCGCCATGTGGCTGCGACCGCGGTCGACTATTCGGAGCCGGCACCGGCCGTTGCGAATGAGGCCCAGGCGACTTCCGACGAGGATTTCACGGGTCATTTCGACGACGCCATGGCTGATGTCGACATGGATTTTGACGTTCAGGCAGACGAGCCGGTGGCCTTTGACGCAGCGGATGCGCACGACGTGCTCGCCGATGCCGTGAACCCGGAAGGTGAGTTCTCAGGCCCCGAAGCCGTTTCGGATGATGCTTTCGATCTGACTTTGGACGATGCGTTCGCCGAGCCTGCCGAAGAGCCGGTCGCCGAGGTTGCGGCTGCGGTCCAGCCGATGGCCCCGGCGGCGGTCATGGCCGAGCCGGTGCGGGCCAACGCAGCGGACGAACGGAGCCTCGAAGACGAATTGAACGCGCTTCTGGGCGCGATGACGGCGCGCACGCCGCCGCCGGTCAACGAGCCTGTCGTTGCTCGGCCTGTTGTAGCCCAGCCGGCTGTTGCTCTCCCTCAGGTCCATGTCGCCGCACCGGCGAAGGTCTCCGAGGAACCTGCCGATCTCGTTGGCGATCTCGACTGGGATCTTGACGACCATGCGCCCGAGAATCCGCATCCTTCGAGTGGCGTTCACGCCGCCGATGCCGACCTCGACAATCTGCTGCTCGACGAAATTCAGGGCCAGGATCTTGGTTCGGATGCCGCTGACCATGTCGATCTCGACGATGATGCGTTCGATGCGGCCCTGGCCAGGAGTCTCGATGCGCGCCACGAGACAGCTTCCGAGCAGGATCAGGCCGATTCCTTCGATTGGCTGGCTGAACGCTCAGTGCCGACGGAGCCAACCCGTTCGTGGAGCCGCGTGACACCAGTTCCCCAGCAGCCGGCATTTGCCACGCAGCCGGCCGCTTCGATGGCGGCCAGGGCCGCCGCACCGGAAGTGGCCCCGGCAGTGGCTGTGGTGCCGACCTATCGCGCGCCCGAGCCGGTTGCGGCTGCTGCCCATGCAGCCCCTGTATCCACACCGCAGCCGCGACAGCCGTCGCGCTATGAAGAGATGCCCGATGTCGAAACTGTCGATGTGCCGGAGCGCGTCGTGGCGCTGGCGGACGATCTCGACATTCCGGAACTGCATTTCGAGGAAGATGAGCCGGCCTCGCCTGGCTATGACGATCTCGACGCCGAGTTCGCCAGCCTTCTGACGGAAATGAATTCGGTGGAGGTCGCGCCTGCTCCAGCTGCTCCCGCAAGCAGCGCTGCCTATGCCGACGAATCCTACAATGCCGGATTCAATTCGGGATATGAGAAGCCCAATCCGGGATATGAGAGTCTCAATCCGGGATATGAGAGGTCCAATACGGGATACCAGGCGCCGGCATACGAAGAAGCCAAGCCTGCCTATCACACTGAAGCGCGGACCTATGCGGCGCGGCCGGCGGAAACGCCTGCTCGTGCTGCGGCGAACACTGGCTATGCCGATGCCTCGGAAGGCTTCGATCTCGACAATCTGCCCGGCAGCCAGCCGGTCTCGCAGGCGGACGATTTCACCGTCGATGAACTCGACTACGACCCCGAACTGGACGAGGCCATGTCCGTTCCGGGTCTCGGCGAGCGGGAAGCGGCCACGTCGTCGGGCCGTCGCGGCCTGTTCATCGCTGCGATCGTCGGCGCCGTTGCGGTCGCGGGCGGTCTTGGCGCCTTTGCGTTGTCCTTCGGCGGCAAGGGCGGCAGCGAAGCTCCGGTGATCGTCAAGGCCGACAATTCGCCGATCAAGGTCAAGCCGGAAAATCCGGGCGGCACCGTGGTGCCGAACCAGGACAACAAGGTCTACGACGCGGTGGTCAAGGGCGCGAAACCCGCCGAACCGGTGCAGCAGAAGCTTGTCACCAACACCGAGGTGCCGGTGGACGTGCAGGCAAAGGATCCGGCCCGCGCCATAGATCTTTCTCCTGACCAGAGTGCTGCCGTTGGCGGAGCCGACGACGGCAACGCCTCGCCCACCGCCAATGCGGCTCCGGCCGACAATGCGGCGCCGGCGCCCAAGTCCGAGGATCGCATCGCGCAGGTGCTGCAGGATGCCGACAAGGGCACCAACACCGATGTCGTCGCCGTTGCGCCGCGCAAGGTGCGGACCATGGTTGTCAAGTCGGATGGCTCGCTGGTGCCGCGCGAGGACCCGGCGCCCGCCACACCGCAGGTCGCGGCTGCTGAGCCGACCGATCCGGCGCCGCAGCATGTCGCGCCGTCTGCCGATGCCGATCAGACCGGCACCGTGGCGCCTGCCGCCGCCCAGTCGGACGACGAACCGGCTCTCAAGCCGGCAGCCAAACCGGCCAAGGCCCAGTCGGCAAACACCCCGGCCAAGGTTGCGATCGCGCCGCAGCGCCCATCCGACCAGCCGGTCGACGTCGTCGGCGAGGTCAAGCCCGATCAGGTCGCTTCCATCGATCCGGCAACCACGGCGACCGGTGGCGGTTCGTGGTCGATGCAGGTTGCTTCGCAGCCTACGGTGGAAAGCGCCCAGTCGACCTACCAGGACCTGCAGCGCCGCTATGGCAGCGTGCTTGCCGGTCGCACCGCCAACATCGTCAAGGCCGAGATCGCCGGCAAGGGCACGTTCTACCGCGTCCGCGTCGCGGCCCAGTCGCGCAACGATGCCATCAACCTGTGCACCAGCTACAAGGCGGCTGGCGGCAACTGCTTCGTCTCGCGCTAG
- a CDS encoding deoxyguanosinetriphosphate triphosphohydrolase: protein MTNELGDIGFGYRPRAAYATDPARSRGRLFDEVESPTRTPFQRDRDRIIHSTAFRRLKHKTQVFIAHEGDHYRTRLTHSIEVAQIARALARALRGDEDLAEAVALVHDFGHTPFGHTGEDALNDKMAAWGGFDHNAQSLRIVTRLEARYAEFDGLNLSWETLEGLVKHNGPLTDSSGKGLKGPVPQAIRDYSELQDLELDHFAGIEAQCAAIADDIAYNTHDIDDGLRAGLLTLDMLEAVSLPGAILRGVRQRYPALDGVRTGHELMRRQITAMVEDVIVSATANLERVGPRNADAVRAAGETMVAFSTEMAAAEKELKAFLYKHLYRHKEVMRVRAGAEQIVRDLFDVYFADPRAMPDGWREGLDRAEDRIKARSVADFLAGMTDTYALKEHRRLFDRTPDLS from the coding sequence ATGACCAACGAGTTGGGCGACATCGGATTCGGCTACCGGCCGCGCGCGGCCTATGCCACGGATCCGGCGCGCTCGCGCGGCCGGCTGTTCGACGAGGTCGAAAGCCCGACCCGCACGCCGTTCCAGCGCGACCGCGACCGCATCATCCATTCGACGGCGTTCCGGCGACTCAAGCACAAGACCCAGGTCTTCATCGCCCATGAAGGCGACCATTATCGCACAAGGCTGACCCATTCGATCGAGGTGGCCCAGATCGCGCGTGCTCTGGCGCGGGCGCTGCGTGGCGACGAGGATCTGGCCGAAGCTGTGGCGCTGGTGCATGATTTCGGCCACACGCCTTTCGGCCACACCGGCGAGGACGCGCTGAACGACAAGATGGCCGCCTGGGGCGGTTTCGATCACAATGCGCAATCGCTGCGTATCGTGACCCGGCTGGAAGCGCGCTACGCCGAATTCGACGGGCTGAACTTGAGCTGGGAGACGCTGGAAGGCCTGGTCAAGCACAATGGCCCGCTGACGGACAGCAGCGGCAAGGGCCTGAAAGGGCCGGTGCCGCAGGCGATCCGCGATTACTCAGAGCTGCAGGATCTCGAACTGGACCACTTCGCCGGCATCGAGGCGCAGTGCGCCGCCATCGCGGACGATATCGCCTACAATACGCATGACATCGACGACGGCTTGCGGGCAGGGCTGCTGACGCTCGACATGCTGGAGGCCGTCTCGCTGCCGGGAGCGATCCTGCGGGGGGTGCGCCAACGCTATCCGGCGCTCGATGGCGTGCGCACCGGCCACGAACTGATGCGGCGGCAGATCACCGCCATGGTCGAGGATGTCATCGTTTCCGCGACCGCCAATCTGGAGCGTGTCGGCCCGCGCAATGCCGATGCTGTGAGGGCGGCCGGCGAGACGATGGTGGCCTTTTCCACCGAGATGGCCGCGGCCGAGAAGGAACTGAAGGCCTTTCTCTACAAGCACCTCTATCGGCACAAGGAGGTGATGCGGGTGCGCGCCGGCGCCGAGCAGATCGTCAGGGACCTGTTCGACGTCTATTTCGCCGATCCGCGCGCCATGCCCGACGGCTGGCGCGAGGGGCTGGACCGGGCCGAGGACCGCATCAAGGCGCGCAGCGTGGCCGATTTCCTGGCAGGGATGACCGACACCTACGCGCTCAAGGAACATCGGCGTTTGTTTGACCGCACCCCGGATTTGAGCTAG
- the argS gene encoding arginine--tRNA ligase, translated as MNIFADFTARVTKAVEALDLKDKDGVSPDLSRIAVEPPRDPSHGDLATNAAMVLAKPTGQNPRALAERLALALRGDKDVAAVDVAGPGFVNLRLKDGFWQAHLSALLGEGRDYGRSTIGAGRKTNVEYVSANPTGPMHVGHCRGAVVGDALANLMAFAGYDVTKEYVINDAGGQIDVLGRSVILRYREALGDEIGEIPAGLYPGDYLVPLGQALAKEFGRSLLQMPEDEALAIVKDRAIDAMMAMIRDDLALLNVHHDVFFSERTLHADNARKIRLAINDLTLKGHIYKGKLPPPKGEKPDDWEDREQTLFRSTAVGDDMDRALVKSDGSFTYFAADVAYLKDKVDRGFVDLIYVLGADHGGYVKRLEALARAIAGDDVKLTVLLCNLVKLFRDGEPVRMGKRAGNFITAREVIEEVGRDAVRFMMLFRKSDAPLDFDFAKVTEQSKDNPVFYVQYASARCHSVFRQASEQLGEANFDRGSLAAAVASLTDEGEIGLIRKLAEYPRLIESAALALEPHRLAFYLYDLASSFHGHWNRGTDNPDLRFVKVNDRQLTHARLGLVQAVSDVLTSGLTLIGAAAPTEMR; from the coding sequence ATGAACATCTTCGCCGATTTCACCGCGCGAGTCACAAAGGCTGTCGAAGCGCTTGATCTGAAAGACAAGGACGGCGTTTCGCCTGACCTGTCGCGCATTGCCGTCGAACCGCCGCGCGACCCCAGCCATGGCGATCTCGCGACCAATGCGGCAATGGTGTTGGCCAAGCCCACCGGCCAGAACCCGCGCGCGCTGGCCGAAAGGCTGGCACTGGCGCTTCGGGGCGACAAGGATGTCGCCGCCGTCGACGTCGCCGGTCCCGGCTTCGTCAATCTGAGGCTGAAGGACGGTTTCTGGCAGGCTCATCTGTCGGCACTTCTGGGCGAGGGCCGCGATTATGGCCGCTCGACGATCGGCGCCGGCCGGAAAACCAATGTCGAATATGTCTCGGCCAACCCGACGGGGCCGATGCATGTCGGCCATTGCCGGGGCGCCGTGGTGGGCGACGCGCTCGCCAATCTGATGGCGTTTGCCGGTTACGACGTGACCAAGGAATATGTCATCAATGATGCCGGCGGACAGATCGACGTGCTCGGCCGCTCGGTCATACTGCGGTATCGAGAGGCGCTCGGCGACGAGATCGGCGAGATACCGGCCGGCCTGTATCCAGGTGATTACTTGGTTCCTCTCGGCCAGGCGCTGGCGAAAGAATTCGGCCGCAGCCTGCTCCAAATGCCGGAGGATGAGGCGCTGGCCATCGTCAAAGACCGCGCAATCGACGCGATGATGGCGATGATTCGCGATGATCTGGCGCTGCTCAACGTGCATCACGACGTGTTCTTCTCCGAACGCACGCTGCACGCCGACAATGCCAGGAAAATCCGCCTGGCGATCAATGATCTGACGCTGAAGGGCCATATCTACAAGGGCAAGCTGCCGCCGCCCAAGGGCGAGAAGCCGGACGACTGGGAAGACCGCGAGCAGACGCTGTTCCGCTCGACGGCGGTCGGCGACGACATGGACCGGGCGCTGGTCAAGTCCGACGGCTCGTTCACCTATTTCGCCGCCGATGTGGCGTATCTGAAGGACAAGGTCGATCGCGGCTTCGTCGACCTGATCTACGTGCTTGGCGCCGACCATGGCGGCTACGTCAAGCGGCTGGAGGCCTTGGCGCGGGCGATTGCCGGCGACGACGTGAAGCTCACGGTCCTGCTTTGCAATCTGGTCAAGCTATTTCGCGACGGCGAGCCGGTCCGTATGGGAAAAAGGGCTGGGAATTTCATCACCGCGCGCGAAGTCATTGAAGAGGTGGGCCGCGACGCGGTGCGCTTCATGATGCTGTTCCGCAAAAGCGATGCACCGCTCGATTTCGACTTCGCCAAGGTCACCGAGCAATCCAAGGACAATCCGGTGTTTTACGTGCAGTACGCTTCGGCGCGCTGCCATTCGGTGTTCCGGCAGGCAAGCGAGCAATTGGGCGAGGCGAATTTCGACCGCGGCAGCCTGGCGGCCGCCGTCGCGTCGCTGACCGACGAGGGCGAGATCGGCCTGATCCGCAAGCTCGCCGAATATCCACGCCTGATCGAATCCGCCGCTCTTGCGCTGGAGCCGCATAGGCTGGCATTTTACCTCTATGATCTGGCTTCCAGTTTCCATGGACACTGGAACCGGGGCACGGATAATCCGGACTTACGTTTTGTTAAGGTTAACGACCGACAATTGACTCATGCCAGACTAGGGCTGGTGCAGGCTGTTTCGGACGTTCTGACGTCCGGCCTGACGTTGATCGGAGCCGCAGCGCCCACCGAAATGCGTTAG
- a CDS encoding tetratricopeptide repeat protein — MRISELLRSSVLPALVAVAIFGAVGQALAFDDKVFDDKTGVKPQSSPWAVFQFGFSAYKNGHKEQAAEAYKYAAENGQIGATWKLARMYAEGDGVARDDYEAFKFFSEIVDQDVEPGSPEESYVSDALVALGDYLRKGIPGSPVTENEVAAQEYYMRAAANYRNPNAQFEMGQMFLKGEGGVKASVKQAGRWFQLAAEKGHAGAQATLGHLLFQSGKIVRGLAMMTAALERASPADQPWIRGMQEEAFAAAGEADRRTAISLADDILTKGTANADQ, encoded by the coding sequence ATGCGGATATCTGAGTTGTTGAGGTCATCTGTCCTTCCGGCACTGGTCGCTGTTGCGATCTTTGGCGCCGTGGGCCAGGCTTTGGCCTTCGACGACAAGGTGTTCGACGACAAGACCGGCGTGAAGCCGCAGTCCAGTCCATGGGCAGTGTTCCAGTTCGGCTTCTCCGCCTACAAGAACGGCCACAAGGAACAGGCCGCCGAGGCCTATAAGTACGCCGCCGAAAACGGCCAGATTGGCGCCACCTGGAAGCTTGCGCGCATGTATGCCGAGGGCGATGGCGTGGCCCGCGACGACTATGAGGCGTTCAAGTTCTTCTCGGAAATCGTCGACCAGGATGTCGAGCCCGGTTCTCCAGAGGAAAGCTACGTGTCGGACGCGCTGGTGGCGCTCGGCGACTATCTGCGCAAGGGCATTCCGGGCAGTCCGGTCACCGAGAACGAGGTGGCCGCGCAGGAATATTACATGCGCGCCGCCGCCAACTACCGCAACCCGAACGCCCAGTTCGAGATGGGGCAGATGTTTCTGAAAGGCGAGGGCGGCGTGAAGGCCAGCGTCAAGCAGGCCGGGCGCTGGTTCCAGCTCGCCGCCGAGAAGGGCCATGCCGGCGCGCAAGCGACGCTTGGCCATCTCTTGTTCCAGAGCGGCAAGATCGTTCGCGGCTTGGCGATGATGACCGCGGCGCTCGAACGCGCGTCGCCGGCCGACCAGCCCTGGATCCGAGGCATGCAGGAAGAGGCTTTTGCCGCGGCCGGTGAAGCTGATCGCCGCACGGCGATTTCGCTGGCGGATGATATCCTTACCAAGGGCACCGCCAACGCAGACCAGTAA
- the erpA gene encoding iron-sulfur cluster insertion protein ErpA: MGADAKTAMKVDMTEAAAKRIARIVSNEAGKTALRVSVEGGGCSGFSYKFDLVDTRNDDDVAIEKDGATVLIDDLSLVYMGGSVIDFVDDLMGQSFQIRNPNAVASCGCGTSFSI; encoded by the coding sequence ATGGGCGCGGATGCCAAGACCGCCATGAAAGTCGATATGACCGAGGCCGCCGCCAAGCGGATCGCCAGGATTGTCTCTAACGAGGCCGGCAAGACGGCGTTGCGCGTTTCCGTCGAAGGCGGCGGTTGCTCCGGCTTTTCCTACAAGTTCGATCTGGTCGATACACGCAACGACGATGACGTCGCCATCGAGAAGGATGGCGCCACGGTGCTGATCGACGATTTGTCTCTGGTCTATATGGGCGGGTCGGTGATCGACTTCGTCGACGACCTGATGGGCCAGTCGTTCCAGATCCGCAATCCGAACGCGGTCGCCTCCTGCGGCTGCGGCACCAGTTTCTCCATCTAG
- a CDS encoding VOC family protein, producing the protein MPAVGAVRQVALSAGRDLDSTLAFWREVLGMNVHARFDPPGIAFIMAGAVRLLFTDGIPAGTVYLDITGLEAFHAGAKAAGVPFTAPPALVHRDTEGQFGPAGESEWMAFLKDPAGNTIGLVERHPAQEPSE; encoded by the coding sequence ATGCCTGCCGTCGGCGCGGTCCGTCAGGTCGCGCTGTCGGCCGGACGCGATCTTGATTCGACGCTCGCCTTCTGGCGCGAGGTGCTCGGCATGAATGTGCATGCCCGCTTCGACCCACCGGGCATCGCTTTCATCATGGCAGGCGCCGTACGGCTGCTGTTCACCGACGGCATACCCGCCGGCACGGTCTATCTCGACATAACGGGCCTCGAAGCCTTCCACGCCGGGGCAAAAGCCGCGGGCGTCCCCTTCACCGCGCCGCCGGCGCTCGTGCATCGCGATACCGAGGGCCAGTTCGGTCCGGCGGGGGAAAGCGAGTGGATGGCCTTCCTAAAGGACCCGGCAGGCAATACGATCGGCCTGGTCGAACGCCATCCAGCGCAAGAACCCTCAGAATAA